In Lagenorhynchus albirostris chromosome 14, mLagAlb1.1, whole genome shotgun sequence, one DNA window encodes the following:
- the GSC2 gene encoding homeobox protein goosecoid-2 isoform X3 — MAAARGAAGRRGPGRPCPFSIEHILSGLPESSPPARVARPPPPAGRQSPAEPRQPEAPEAVPCACCCCCGPRAAPRGSPEPAAGLGARLPWPLRLGPAAPLPLAAPTGGSGAPPAAGGPGSQRRTRRHRTIFSEEQLQALEALFVQNQYPDVGTRERLAGRIRLREERVEVWFKNRRAKWRHQKRTSASARLLPGAKKPPKESC; from the exons ATGGCGGCGGCGCGGGGCGCGGCGGGCCGCAGGGGTCCCGGGCGGCCCTGCCCCTTCTCCATCGAGCACATCCTCTCCGGCCTACCCGAGAGCAGCCCCCCGGCCCGGGtcgcccgcccgccgccgcccgccggcCGCCAGAGCCCCGCGGAGCCGCGGCAGCCTGAGGCGCCCGAGGCCGTGCCCTgcgcctgctgctgctgctgcggccCTCGCGCGGCGCCCCGCGGGTCCCCGGAGCCGGCCGCCGGCCTGG GCGCGCGACTACCGTGGCCGCTGAGGCTGGGGCCCGCGGCGCCCTTGCCCTTGGCCGCACCCACCGGGGGCTCCGGGGCGCCGCCCGCCGCGGGCGGCCCTGGTTCACAGCGGCGCACGCGGCGCCACCGCACCATCTTCAGCGAGGAGCAGCTGCAGGCGCTGGAAGCGCTCTTCGTGCAAAACCAGTACCCCGACGTGGGCACTCGCGAGCGCCTGGCCGGCCGCATTCGCTTGCGCGAAGAGCGCGTGGAG gtCTGGTTCAAGAACCGCCGGGCCAAGTGGCGACACCAGAAGCGCACATCGGCGTCCGCGAGGCTCCTGCCGGGAGCCAAGAAGCCCCCGAAGGAGAGCTGCTGA